One stretch of Pyxidicoccus trucidator DNA includes these proteins:
- a CDS encoding ammonium transporter codes for MKKWLAVALLVGVGVAGLLVNPAAQVKQGGPINAADTAWILTATALVLLMTPGLSFFYGGMVRLKNVVSTLLQSFIAMAVISLLWVVVGFSLSFGDSFHGFIGDPRTFFMFSGVGGETHPDLAPTIPLLLFALFQLKFAIITPALITGAFAERVRFKAYLLFMVLFTLFIYAPLAHWTWHPEGFLRKWGVLDFAGGTVVHMSAGFAALAGALVLGRRTVHVENTAHTPANVPFVMLGTGMLWFGWFGFNAGSALSASSLAALAFATTNTASAAAMLGWIAFDWLRGRKPSAMGACIGAVVGLVAVTPAAGFITVGQSIVVGLVASFVSNAAVHFKSRTAIDDTLDVFPCHGLGGVVGMVLTGVLAKDVGLIHGETRTFMMHMVALVLVSVFSFVGSYLLYKVVDRIVPLRVTREQEEQGLDLSQHGETVGEGSTTPAPHVPVVAATTATAAPTEPPSTSVPLPA; via the coding sequence ATGAAGAAGTGGTTGGCGGTGGCCCTTCTGGTGGGTGTGGGTGTGGCGGGCCTGCTGGTGAATCCGGCGGCACAGGTGAAGCAGGGCGGGCCCATCAACGCGGCGGATACCGCGTGGATCCTCACCGCGACGGCGCTGGTGCTGTTGATGACGCCGGGCCTGTCGTTCTTCTACGGCGGGATGGTGCGGCTGAAGAACGTGGTGTCCACGCTGCTTCAGAGCTTCATCGCCATGGCGGTCATCAGCCTGCTCTGGGTGGTGGTGGGCTTCAGCCTGAGCTTCGGCGACAGCTTCCACGGCTTCATCGGCGACCCGCGCACCTTCTTCATGTTCAGCGGCGTGGGTGGCGAGACGCACCCTGACCTGGCGCCGACGATTCCCCTGCTGCTGTTCGCGCTGTTCCAGCTCAAGTTCGCCATCATCACCCCGGCGCTCATCACCGGCGCGTTCGCCGAGCGCGTACGCTTCAAGGCGTACCTGCTGTTCATGGTGCTCTTCACCCTGTTCATCTACGCGCCCCTGGCCCACTGGACGTGGCACCCGGAGGGCTTCCTGCGCAAGTGGGGCGTGCTGGACTTCGCGGGCGGCACGGTGGTGCACATGTCCGCGGGCTTCGCGGCGCTGGCGGGCGCGCTGGTGCTGGGGCGGCGGACGGTGCACGTGGAGAACACCGCGCACACGCCGGCCAATGTCCCCTTCGTGATGCTGGGCACGGGCATGCTGTGGTTCGGCTGGTTCGGCTTCAACGCGGGCTCGGCGCTGTCGGCCTCGTCGCTGGCGGCGCTGGCGTTCGCCACCACGAACACGGCCTCGGCGGCGGCGATGCTGGGGTGGATTGCCTTCGACTGGCTGCGTGGCCGCAAGCCGAGCGCGATGGGTGCCTGCATCGGCGCGGTGGTGGGGCTGGTGGCGGTGACGCCGGCGGCGGGCTTCATCACCGTGGGCCAGAGCATCGTGGTGGGCCTGGTGGCGAGCTTCGTCAGCAACGCGGCGGTGCACTTCAAGAGCCGCACGGCCATCGACGACACGCTGGACGTGTTCCCCTGCCACGGCCTGGGCGGGGTGGTGGGCATGGTGCTGACGGGGGTGCTGGCAAAGGACGTGGGCCTCATCCACGGCGAGACGCGCACCTTCATGATGCACATGGTGGCGCTGGTGCTGGTGTCGGTCTTCTCCTTCGTGGGCTCGTACCTGCTCTACAAGGTGGTGGACCGCATCGTCCCGCTGCGCGTCACCCGCGAGCAGGAGGAGCAGGGGCTCGACCTGAGCCAGCACGGCGAGACGGTGGGCGAGGGGTCCACGACTCCGGCGCCGCACGTGCCCGTCGTCGCCGCGACCACGGCCACCGCCGCGCCGACAGAGCCGCCGAGCACCTCCGTGCCGCTGCCCGCCTGA
- a CDS encoding alpha/beta hydrolase family protein, whose amino-acid sequence MSTSGPRGAPLHRALPLLALLLSTSVLAEAQGVGFRELTMKDPVGGGAMGGLVFYPAAQLSQPLPVGLWLVDAGRDLEPVPGRYPLVLISHGHGGDRWGHHDFATALAREGFIVASLNHPGASFKDSNGPAASTDEVWLGRAWHMKTLLDTVLADPTVGASVDPGRVGALGFSAGGYTVLLLAGAKPDLGRLERYCKTRKQAVLCGMLPKVRATRPDLQATAEPRVRAVFSMAPVGVFFDKARLKDVKVPVRLYAAAKDEVLPVADHAGHVRASLPTPPEYTLVPRAGHYVFLAPCTPESKDEAQELCMDPPGVDRVKLHRELATDAVRFFTRTLAAAPAKP is encoded by the coding sequence ATGAGCACCTCCGGTCCCCGCGGCGCCCCACTCCACCGAGCCCTCCCTCTCCTTGCCCTGCTCCTGAGCACCTCCGTCCTCGCCGAGGCCCAGGGCGTGGGCTTCCGCGAGCTGACGATGAAGGACCCCGTCGGCGGAGGCGCCATGGGCGGCCTCGTCTTCTACCCCGCCGCCCAGCTCTCACAGCCGCTCCCCGTGGGGCTGTGGCTCGTCGATGCGGGCCGTGACCTGGAGCCCGTCCCCGGCCGCTACCCGCTGGTGCTCATCTCCCACGGCCATGGCGGCGACCGCTGGGGGCATCACGACTTCGCCACGGCGCTCGCCCGCGAGGGCTTCATCGTCGCGTCGCTCAACCACCCCGGTGCCAGCTTCAAGGACTCCAACGGTCCGGCGGCCTCCACGGACGAGGTGTGGCTCGGCCGCGCGTGGCACATGAAGACGCTCCTCGACACGGTGCTCGCGGACCCCACGGTGGGCGCCTCCGTGGACCCGGGGCGCGTCGGGGCCCTGGGCTTCTCCGCGGGTGGCTACACCGTGCTGCTGCTGGCCGGTGCGAAGCCGGACCTCGGCCGGCTGGAGCGGTACTGCAAGACGCGAAAGCAGGCGGTGCTCTGCGGGATGCTGCCGAAGGTCCGCGCCACGCGTCCGGACCTCCAGGCCACCGCGGAGCCGCGAGTCCGCGCCGTCTTCTCCATGGCCCCCGTGGGCGTCTTCTTCGACAAGGCCCGGCTCAAGGACGTGAAGGTGCCCGTGCGCCTGTACGCAGCGGCGAAGGACGAGGTGCTCCCGGTGGCGGACCATGCCGGCCACGTCCGCGCCTCGCTGCCCACGCCGCCCGAGTACACCCTCGTCCCGCGCGCCGGGCACTACGTCTTCCTCGCCCCCTGCACCCCGGAGTCGAAGGACGAGGCGCAGGAGCTGTGCATGGATCCGCCCGGAGTGGACCGCGTGAAGCTCCACCGCGAGCTGGCCACCGACGCGGTGCGCTTCTTCACCCGCACGCTGGCAGCCGCCCCCGCGAAGCCCTGA
- a CDS encoding serine/threonine-protein kinase: protein MTRPSDGDLRTDTVLRNTYKIASVLGRGGMGSVYLAQHLRLPGKQVAVKVLRGGDHLTQEIFTRFRREAEIASRLGHPNIVEVLDYDTLEDGTPFLVLEFLRGESLQSRLERGRLPLDEVFSYTRQMGSALQAAHGAGIVHRDLKPANVFLVPTDSGGVVGQRLKLLDFGISKVLTSETLQTQEATIIGTPQYMSPEQAMGKNREIDARTDIFALGCIVYEMMSGQPVFGAGSLAQMIFRVVYEPADPLGPLCPEAPASALSAVERALSKSAADRFPDVASFVEALTGSPLHTLSPPSGAYAAPRPVQKAPSGIALPSQNTEKAPSGIALPSQNAEEGFDATIAPGSVKVSPETGRMGVVTPASGGPSTARMGVAQPESPPQGAWGTGRMEAPLMDPPSLEPTLISKQIPALPMPERPPQPITAVTPPVGPAPQPLPPPVPSVAGVPVPPVAMAPPPGTQPASRGQGPLFAAAAVALFVAGGGAVWWMGRPATQPTVPVTLTNPTATPPQAANVTGTAGTTAPTEPTPGTQTAVVQPQPTPGTQTGVVQPPPTATPDPVPTQPVASTTQARPTTSRPEPKENLPEKVRQVVADAERALDVGDTAEAIRLAKLSQRTVEGVRPVASYSILTRAHCLRKDLGAARGEWPKVAASDKAKIKKLCEKNDINL from the coding sequence ATGACCCGACCCTCCGACGGTGACCTCCGTACCGACACCGTCTTGCGGAACACCTACAAGATTGCCTCCGTGCTGGGACGGGGTGGCATGGGCTCGGTGTATCTGGCCCAGCACCTGCGTCTTCCCGGCAAGCAGGTGGCCGTCAAGGTGCTCCGCGGCGGCGACCACCTGACGCAGGAGATCTTCACCCGCTTCCGCCGCGAGGCGGAAATCGCGTCCCGGCTGGGCCACCCCAACATCGTCGAGGTGCTGGACTACGACACGCTGGAGGACGGCACCCCGTTCCTGGTGCTGGAGTTCCTGCGCGGAGAGAGCCTCCAGTCCCGACTGGAGCGCGGGCGGCTGCCGCTGGACGAGGTGTTCTCCTACACGCGGCAGATGGGCTCGGCGCTCCAGGCGGCGCACGGCGCGGGCATCGTCCACCGGGACCTCAAGCCGGCCAACGTGTTCCTGGTGCCCACCGACTCCGGCGGCGTGGTGGGGCAGCGCTTGAAGCTGCTCGACTTCGGCATCTCCAAGGTCCTCACCTCGGAGACGCTGCAGACGCAGGAAGCGACCATCATCGGCACGCCTCAGTACATGTCGCCCGAGCAGGCGATGGGCAAGAACCGCGAAATCGACGCGCGCACGGACATCTTCGCGCTCGGCTGCATCGTCTACGAGATGATGTCCGGCCAGCCCGTCTTCGGCGCGGGCAGCCTCGCGCAGATGATCTTCCGCGTGGTCTACGAGCCGGCCGATCCGCTCGGCCCCCTCTGCCCGGAGGCGCCCGCGAGCGCCCTCTCCGCGGTGGAGCGCGCGCTCTCCAAGAGCGCCGCGGACCGCTTCCCGGACGTGGCCTCCTTCGTGGAGGCCCTGACGGGCAGCCCGCTGCACACGCTCTCCCCTCCGTCGGGGGCCTACGCTGCTCCGCGCCCCGTGCAGAAGGCGCCCTCGGGCATCGCCCTGCCATCGCAGAATACGGAGAAGGCGCCCTCGGGCATCGCCCTGCCGTCGCAGAATGCGGAGGAGGGCTTCGACGCCACGATTGCGCCGGGCAGCGTGAAGGTGTCACCGGAGACGGGCCGCATGGGCGTCGTGACGCCCGCGAGTGGCGGGCCCTCCACGGCTCGCATGGGCGTGGCCCAGCCCGAGTCCCCGCCCCAGGGCGCGTGGGGCACGGGGCGCATGGAAGCGCCGCTGATGGACCCGCCGAGCCTGGAGCCCACGCTCATCTCCAAGCAGATCCCCGCGCTGCCCATGCCGGAGCGCCCGCCCCAGCCCATCACCGCGGTGACGCCCCCGGTGGGGCCCGCGCCCCAGCCACTCCCGCCCCCTGTGCCATCCGTAGCCGGGGTCCCCGTCCCGCCGGTGGCGATGGCGCCTCCGCCCGGCACGCAGCCGGCATCCCGAGGCCAGGGACCGCTGTTCGCCGCGGCGGCCGTGGCGCTCTTCGTCGCGGGAGGTGGCGCGGTCTGGTGGATGGGCCGCCCCGCGACGCAGCCCACCGTCCCCGTGACGCTGACGAACCCCACCGCGACGCCGCCTCAGGCTGCCAATGTCACCGGCACGGCGGGGACTACCGCACCCACAGAGCCCACGCCGGGCACGCAGACGGCGGTGGTGCAGCCGCAGCCCACTCCGGGCACGCAGACAGGCGTCGTGCAGCCCCCGCCCACGGCGACGCCTGACCCGGTCCCCACCCAGCCGGTGGCCAGCACCACGCAGGCCCGGCCCACGACGTCCCGTCCGGAGCCGAAGGAGAACCTGCCGGAGAAGGTGCGGCAGGTGGTGGCTGACGCGGAGCGCGCGTTGGACGTCGGCGACACCGCCGAGGCCATCCGGCTGGCGAAGCTCAGCCAGCGTACGGTGGAGGGCGTCAGACCCGTGGCGTCATATTCCATCCTCACTCGCGCCCACTGCCTGCGGAAGGACCTGGGCGCTGCCAGGGGGGAGTGGCCGAAGGTCGCCGCGTCCGACAAGGCGAAAATCAAGAAGCTCTGCGAGAAGAACGACATCAATCTCTGA
- a CDS encoding vWA domain-containing protein, translating to MAGHEAIVRPFSDVHRMGNKVVATLLHDPTVEGLDVALYMDGSASMEDEYGPRGVLAKLAPVKNLVEPQMRWMLEYLASKDRDGGVRVAYWATGDGSQLEQLGDLTAAQAKDFRFPGPRFYGKATVMLPVLRDFVAHMKGAVSKGARQGLAVIITDSQLSDGPDVRAYATQVAKEIAAGRLPRMNFVFVGVGDQVDEEQMEEISHETYPGVGHLWCHRIADRMEEMAELVAVLVDETMTVAAGGTIYDEQGKILKSYEGRLPAVLEFEVPVTCKAFTLEVAGQKFTQPIPEEHEDEDHHEDEEEHKPEPVSAPSPAPSRKHGGHRH from the coding sequence ATGGCCGGCCACGAAGCCATCGTCCGTCCGTTCTCGGACGTGCACCGGATGGGGAACAAGGTCGTCGCCACGCTGCTGCATGACCCGACGGTGGAGGGGCTGGACGTCGCCCTCTACATGGACGGCTCGGCGAGCATGGAGGACGAGTACGGGCCGCGCGGCGTGCTGGCGAAGCTGGCGCCCGTGAAGAACCTGGTCGAGCCGCAGATGCGGTGGATGCTCGAGTACCTCGCGAGCAAGGACCGCGACGGCGGCGTGCGCGTCGCCTACTGGGCCACGGGGGATGGCAGCCAGCTGGAGCAGCTGGGTGACCTGACCGCGGCGCAGGCCAAGGACTTCCGCTTCCCCGGGCCGCGCTTCTACGGCAAGGCCACGGTGATGCTGCCGGTGCTGCGCGACTTCGTGGCGCACATGAAGGGAGCGGTGTCGAAGGGCGCGCGCCAGGGGCTCGCGGTCATCATCACCGACTCGCAGCTGTCGGACGGCCCCGACGTGCGGGCCTACGCCACGCAGGTGGCGAAGGAAATCGCGGCGGGCCGCCTGCCACGGATGAACTTCGTGTTCGTCGGCGTGGGCGACCAGGTGGACGAGGAGCAGATGGAGGAGATCTCCCACGAGACGTACCCGGGCGTGGGCCACCTCTGGTGCCACCGCATCGCCGACCGCATGGAGGAGATGGCGGAGCTGGTGGCGGTGCTGGTGGACGAGACGATGACGGTCGCCGCGGGCGGCACCATCTACGACGAGCAGGGAAAAATCCTGAAGTCGTACGAGGGCCGGCTGCCCGCGGTGCTCGAGTTCGAAGTACCCGTCACGTGCAAGGCCTTCACCCTGGAGGTGGCGGGTCAGAAGTTCACCCAGCCCATCCCCGAGGAGCACGAGGACGAGGACCACCACGAGGACGAGGAGGAGCACAAGCCCGAGCCCGTGAGTGCCCCCTCCCCCGCCCCGTCCCGCAAGCACGGCGGCCACCGCCACTAG
- a CDS encoding class I SAM-dependent methyltransferase, whose protein sequence is MQDGTNSVVPAVPAPPLMAASPSAKALWTEALPSEIAFWENWFKTEGSQWPEDYKVRMNPDTPLQHFVEEYLPPPGGEDTIEVLDVGAGPLTVLGKKSANRKLRITAVDPLADVYDRVMAKFGVTPPVRTSWCHGEMLATRFAPESFDLVWAENSLDHSYEPVRIIEQALTVAKTGGFVVLSHARNEAVNANYDGLHQWNFDDEAGDFIIWNRESRVNVSKLLQSRAEIRTGGDKGLVVSFRKTASP, encoded by the coding sequence ATGCAGGACGGTACCAACAGCGTCGTACCGGCCGTTCCCGCCCCTCCCCTGATGGCTGCGTCCCCGAGCGCGAAGGCCCTCTGGACCGAGGCCCTGCCCAGCGAGATTGCCTTCTGGGAGAACTGGTTCAAGACCGAGGGAAGCCAGTGGCCCGAGGACTACAAGGTCCGCATGAACCCGGACACTCCGCTCCAGCACTTCGTGGAGGAATACCTCCCGCCCCCTGGGGGCGAGGACACCATCGAGGTCCTCGACGTGGGCGCCGGGCCGCTGACGGTGCTGGGGAAGAAGTCGGCCAACCGGAAGCTCCGCATCACCGCGGTGGATCCGCTCGCGGATGTGTACGACCGCGTCATGGCGAAGTTCGGAGTCACCCCGCCGGTCCGCACCTCCTGGTGTCATGGTGAGATGCTGGCCACGCGGTTCGCCCCGGAGTCGTTCGACCTGGTGTGGGCCGAGAACTCGCTCGACCACAGCTACGAGCCCGTGCGCATCATCGAGCAGGCGCTGACGGTGGCGAAGACGGGTGGCTTCGTGGTGCTCTCGCACGCGCGGAACGAGGCCGTCAACGCGAACTACGACGGCCTGCACCAGTGGAACTTCGACGACGAGGCCGGTGACTTCATCATCTGGAACCGCGAGAGCCGGGTGAACGTCTCGAAGCTGCTCCAGTCCCGAGCGGAGATTCGGACCGGAGGGGACAAGGGGCTGGTGGTCAGCTTCCGGAAGACCGCCAGCCCTTAG
- a CDS encoding heavy metal translocating P-type ATPase, whose translation MSEQKKSNASPAHVHGPGCEHDHAHDHDHAHEHGHGEPHVHGPDCKHDHGPSLAAVKPAGKLSFKELKVIGPAKAEKHVHGPDCNHDHGHAHAHGEKHEHGPGCDHDHDHGHHHHPKPKRVRPPGHRPAEGGGAALQLDLEGALPGETDDAGRFQKLEAALEAHRGVTDVHLRRDLGHGEVCIHYKPEVVSASELITAAQRTGAEVAERYKHQTWFVRGMTSADSATAIEHGLGKLKGILSASVAYASERLVVEYDSEEVTLKDVEAKAKALGYALEVPMQGHACSHHAHGGGLAPLLEMPLMVASGVLLVAGWLLEKFGAVPALVPTLVWALSMASGGFFAIRGSVKSLLQLRIDIETMMVVAALGAAVLGAWFEGAFLLFLFAAGHALEHRAMDRARRSIESLGALRPEVARVRRGSDVVEVPVGDVQRGERVVVRPGDRVPLDGIIREGKSSLEQAAITGESIPVAKKAGDEVFSGTINCEGMLEVEVTRLSSESVLARVVDMVAEAEAQKGPNQRFAQRLERTVAPLVMIGAVVFPVVLILLGTPVKEAILRAVALLVAASPCALAISTPSAVLSAVAAAARGGVLVKGGIYLELLAKVNAIAFDKTGTLTVGRPKLLSTVPAQGVSREDLLGTAASVEALSAHPLARAVVEAAAEGGIHAPAGSDLEAVHGKGIRAKVGDAAVDVGSLALFEGDTVPAEIAAEVRKLEESGQTTMVVRKAGRYLGVLGVADTLRAGARHVVHTLKDYGIEHTVMLSGDNALVAQSIAAQVGLDEAKAPLMPADKVTAVRELGRKGSVAMVGDGVNDAPALAAAAVGVAMGGAGSDAALETADVVLMSDDLSRLPFALGLARQATAVMQQNLVISLGISGILIIAAVFGLTQISHAVVLHEGSTLLVVANGLRLLAIRPQAMKSAPEAVVGVQPVAG comes from the coding sequence ATGTCCGAGCAGAAGAAGAGCAACGCGTCGCCCGCCCATGTCCATGGGCCGGGCTGCGAGCATGACCATGCGCATGACCACGACCACGCGCATGAGCACGGGCATGGCGAGCCCCACGTCCACGGGCCGGACTGCAAGCACGACCACGGCCCGTCCCTGGCGGCGGTGAAGCCCGCCGGGAAGCTGTCCTTCAAGGAGCTGAAGGTCATCGGCCCGGCGAAGGCCGAGAAGCACGTGCACGGGCCGGACTGCAACCATGACCACGGCCATGCGCACGCCCACGGTGAGAAGCACGAGCACGGCCCTGGCTGCGACCATGACCACGACCATGGGCACCACCATCACCCGAAGCCGAAGCGCGTCCGTCCGCCCGGGCACCGTCCCGCGGAGGGCGGAGGCGCGGCGCTCCAGCTCGACCTGGAGGGCGCGCTGCCGGGTGAGACGGACGACGCCGGCCGATTCCAGAAACTGGAGGCCGCGCTCGAGGCGCACCGTGGCGTGACGGACGTCCACCTCCGGAGAGACCTCGGACACGGGGAGGTCTGCATCCACTACAAGCCGGAGGTGGTGAGCGCGTCGGAGCTCATCACGGCCGCGCAACGCACCGGCGCCGAGGTGGCGGAGCGCTACAAGCACCAGACGTGGTTCGTGCGCGGGATGACCTCGGCCGACTCGGCCACGGCCATCGAGCATGGACTCGGAAAGCTGAAGGGCATCCTCTCCGCGAGCGTGGCGTACGCCAGCGAGCGGCTCGTCGTGGAGTACGACAGCGAGGAAGTCACGCTGAAGGACGTGGAGGCGAAGGCGAAGGCGCTCGGCTACGCGCTGGAAGTGCCGATGCAGGGCCATGCCTGCTCGCACCACGCGCACGGCGGCGGGCTGGCGCCGCTGCTGGAGATGCCGCTGATGGTGGCCTCTGGCGTGCTGCTGGTCGCCGGCTGGCTGCTGGAGAAGTTCGGTGCGGTGCCGGCGCTGGTACCGACGTTGGTGTGGGCCCTGTCGATGGCGAGCGGTGGCTTCTTCGCCATCCGGGGCTCGGTGAAGTCGCTGCTCCAACTGCGCATCGACATCGAGACGATGATGGTGGTGGCGGCGCTGGGCGCGGCGGTGCTGGGCGCCTGGTTCGAGGGCGCGTTCCTGCTCTTCCTCTTCGCCGCGGGCCACGCGCTGGAGCACCGGGCCATGGACCGCGCGAGGCGCTCCATCGAGTCGCTCGGCGCGCTCCGTCCCGAGGTGGCGCGCGTGCGCCGGGGCAGCGACGTGGTGGAAGTCCCCGTGGGCGACGTGCAGCGCGGAGAGCGCGTGGTGGTGCGCCCCGGCGACCGCGTCCCGCTGGACGGCATCATCCGCGAGGGCAAGAGCTCGCTGGAGCAGGCGGCCATCACGGGTGAGTCCATCCCGGTCGCCAAGAAGGCGGGCGACGAGGTGTTCTCCGGCACCATCAACTGCGAGGGCATGCTGGAGGTGGAGGTCACGCGCCTCTCCTCGGAGTCGGTGCTGGCGCGAGTGGTGGACATGGTGGCGGAGGCCGAGGCCCAGAAGGGCCCCAACCAGCGCTTCGCGCAGCGGCTGGAGCGCACGGTGGCGCCGCTGGTGATGATTGGCGCGGTGGTGTTTCCGGTGGTGCTGATTCTGCTGGGCACGCCGGTGAAGGAAGCCATCCTCCGCGCGGTGGCGCTGCTGGTGGCGGCCTCTCCCTGCGCGCTGGCCATCTCCACGCCGTCGGCGGTGCTCTCCGCGGTGGCGGCGGCGGCGCGAGGCGGCGTGCTGGTGAAGGGCGGCATCTACCTGGAGCTGCTGGCGAAGGTGAACGCCATCGCCTTCGACAAGACGGGCACCCTGACGGTGGGCCGGCCGAAGCTGCTCAGCACGGTGCCGGCGCAGGGCGTGTCGCGCGAGGACCTGCTCGGCACGGCGGCGTCGGTGGAGGCGCTCTCGGCGCACCCGCTGGCGCGCGCGGTGGTGGAGGCGGCGGCGGAGGGCGGCATCCACGCTCCGGCGGGAAGCGACCTGGAGGCGGTGCACGGCAAGGGCATCCGCGCGAAGGTGGGCGACGCGGCGGTGGACGTCGGCAGCCTCGCGCTGTTCGAGGGAGACACCGTCCCGGCGGAGATTGCCGCGGAGGTCCGGAAGCTGGAGGAGTCCGGACAGACGACCATGGTGGTGCGCAAGGCGGGGCGCTACCTGGGCGTGCTGGGCGTGGCGGACACGCTGCGCGCGGGTGCGCGGCACGTGGTGCACACGCTGAAGGACTACGGCATCGAGCACACGGTGATGCTGTCCGGCGACAACGCGCTGGTGGCGCAGTCCATCGCCGCGCAGGTGGGGCTGGACGAGGCGAAGGCGCCGCTGATGCCGGCGGACAAGGTGACGGCGGTGCGGGAGCTGGGCCGCAAGGGCTCGGTGGCCATGGTGGGTGACGGCGTCAACGACGCGCCGGCACTCGCGGCGGCGGCGGTGGGCGTGGCCATGGGCGGCGCGGGCTCGGACGCGGCGCTGGAGACGGCGGACGTGGTGCTGATGAGCGATGACCTGTCCCGGCTGCCCTTCGCGCTGGGGCTGGCGCGTCAGGCGACGGCGGTGATGCAGCAGAACCTGGTCATCTCGCTAGGTATCAGCGGCATCCTCATCATCGCGGCGGTGTTCGGCCTCACGCAGATCAGCCACGCCGTGGTGCTCCACGAGGGCAGCACGCTCCTGGTGGTCGCCAATGGCCTGCGCCTGCTCGCCATCAGGCCCCAGGCCATGAAGTCCGCGCCCGAGGCCGTGGTGGGCGTGCAGCCCGTCGCGGGCTGA
- a CDS encoding vWA domain-containing protein gives MGHEKPVEPFSDLHVEDDKVRAVLLHDPTVEGLDVAIYMDASGSMRDEYKYNTPARSFLEWIRGAPLKEPANQVEPQVQWMLEYLATKDRNGQLRVAYWAAGNSGRDVEVVGELKGVDVKKYKFPGARNLGSHTFLAPALKDYVNYLKEQVPKGARRGCAVIVTDGQLHDAEEVEKFSAQVAKEIAAGKLPRLNFVLVGVGDGIDEEQLERIAHTEYPGVGHLWCHRIAKEITQVAELVAVLVDENMTVAAGGTIYDDKGKVLKTYEGRLPAVLEFDVPEGAESFTLEVNGQRYTQPLPDEDHHDEDEDHH, from the coding sequence ATGGGACACGAGAAGCCGGTCGAGCCGTTTTCGGACCTTCACGTCGAGGACGACAAGGTACGCGCGGTGCTGCTGCACGACCCCACCGTCGAGGGCCTGGACGTCGCCATCTACATGGACGCCTCGGGCAGCATGCGGGACGAGTACAAGTACAACACGCCCGCGCGCAGCTTCCTGGAGTGGATTCGGGGCGCCCCCTTGAAGGAGCCCGCCAACCAGGTCGAGCCGCAGGTGCAGTGGATGCTCGAGTACCTGGCCACCAAGGACCGCAACGGCCAGCTCCGCGTCGCCTACTGGGCCGCTGGCAACTCCGGCCGTGACGTGGAGGTGGTGGGCGAGCTGAAGGGCGTGGACGTCAAGAAGTACAAGTTCCCCGGCGCGAGGAACCTCGGAAGCCACACGTTCCTGGCACCCGCGCTGAAGGACTACGTGAACTACCTCAAGGAGCAGGTCCCGAAGGGGGCCCGCCGCGGGTGCGCGGTCATCGTCACCGACGGCCAGCTCCACGACGCGGAGGAGGTCGAGAAGTTCTCCGCGCAGGTCGCCAAGGAGATTGCCGCCGGCAAGCTGCCGCGCCTGAACTTCGTCCTGGTGGGCGTGGGTGACGGCATCGACGAGGAGCAGCTGGAGCGGATTGCCCACACCGAGTACCCGGGCGTGGGGCACCTCTGGTGCCACCGCATCGCCAAGGAAATCACCCAGGTGGCGGAGCTGGTGGCGGTGCTCGTGGATGAGAACATGACGGTCGCCGCGGGCGGCACCATCTACGACGACAAGGGCAAGGTGCTGAAGACGTACGAGGGCCGCCTCCCGGCGGTGCTCGAGTTCGACGTGCCCGAGGGCGCGGAGAGCTTCACCCTCGAGGTGAACGGCCAGCGCTACACCCAGCCGCTGCCGGACGAGGACCACCACGACGAGGACGAGGACCACCACTGA